From a region of the Micropterus dolomieu isolate WLL.071019.BEF.003 ecotype Adirondacks linkage group LG21, ASM2129224v1, whole genome shotgun sequence genome:
- the LOC123959940 gene encoding gamma-crystallin M2-like isoform X2 encodes MSIGPITFYEERNFQGRSYECMSDCPDMSSYMSRCHSCRVERGCFMVYDRTNYMGNQYFMRRGEYADYMSMMGMSDCIRSCRMIPMYRGSYRMRIYERENYGGQMYELMDDCDSIMDRYRMSNCMSCNVMDGHWLMYEQPHYRGRMMYMRPGEYRNFMHMGGSGMRFMSMRRITDSWY; translated from the exons ATGTCCATTGGACCT ATCACCTTCTACGAGGAGAGGAACTTCCAGGGCCGCTCCTATGAGTGCATGAGCGACTGCCCAGACATGTCCTCCTACATGAGCAGGTGCCACTCCTGCAGAGTGGAGAGAGGTTGCTTCATGGTGTACGACCGCACCAACTACATGGGCAACCAGTACTTCATGAGGAGGGGCGAGTACGCCGACTACATGAGCATGATGGGCATGAGCGATTGCATCAGGTCCTGTCGCATGATCCCCATG TACAGGGGATCCTACAGGATGAGGATCTACGAGAGGGAGAACTACGGAGGTCAGATGTATGAGCTGATGGACGACTGCGACAGCATCATGGACCGTTACCGCATGTCCAACTGCATGTCCTGCAACGTCATGGACGGCCACTGGCTGATGTACGAACAGCCCCATTACAGAGGCAGGATGATGTACATGAGGCCCGGCGAGTACAGAAACTTCATGCACATGGGCGGAAGCGGCATGAGGTTCATGAGCATGAGGCGCATCACCGATTCCTGGTACTAG
- the LOC123959940 gene encoding gamma-crystallin M2-like isoform X1 codes for MTSTGMNMMSKITFYEERNFQGRSYECMSDCPDMSSYMSRCHSCRVERGCFMVYDRTNYMGNQYFMRRGEYADYMSMMGMSDCIRSCRMIPMYRGSYRMRIYERENYGGQMYELMDDCDSIMDRYRMSNCMSCNVMDGHWLMYEQPHYRGRMMYMRPGEYRNFMHMGGSGMRFMSMRRITDSWY; via the exons ATGACTTCCACTGGAATGAACATGATGAGCAAA ATCACCTTCTACGAGGAGAGGAACTTCCAGGGCCGCTCCTATGAGTGCATGAGCGACTGCCCAGACATGTCCTCCTACATGAGCAGGTGCCACTCCTGCAGAGTGGAGAGAGGTTGCTTCATGGTGTACGACCGCACCAACTACATGGGCAACCAGTACTTCATGAGGAGGGGCGAGTACGCCGACTACATGAGCATGATGGGCATGAGCGATTGCATCAGGTCCTGTCGCATGATCCCCATG TACAGGGGATCCTACAGGATGAGGATCTACGAGAGGGAGAACTACGGAGGTCAGATGTATGAGCTGATGGACGACTGCGACAGCATCATGGACCGTTACCGCATGTCCAACTGCATGTCCTGCAACGTCATGGACGGCCACTGGCTGATGTACGAACAGCCCCATTACAGAGGCAGGATGATGTACATGAGGCCCGGCGAGTACAGAAACTTCATGCACATGGGCGGAAGCGGCATGAGGTTCATGAGCATGAGGCGCATCACCGATTCCTGGTACTAG
- the inpp5e gene encoding phosphatidylinositol polyphosphate 5-phosphatase type IV: MTENGEDSPLHQSCEAPGKGDSVVNDSRAHKTSLGDAKSCKEHNHALEVTARNEVGEVSPYQPRPPYVPRLSKLSKSGSVDETVRTRRLRNSQESLSDRAGTGSSTDSLKEEQIVPAQGEFVLGSAATIRNGQDSNVRPVSADTTGSPVFRDRGSSLSEYERRPPSQQSDPTDHWARSTKMRLSPVQPTGPLPALEKSFASATLRVANRIDRDCLDYAVLAREKLRERPHRNLSDSRLLENMGSDSASVNSMRSTYSVLSPIRPQDVRNRSFLEGSLLGSGALLGAEELDRYFPERRVGIYIATWNMQGEKGLPANLDDLLLPTDSEFAQDFYIIGIQEGCPDRREWEIRLQETLGPYYVMLYAASHGVLYLTVFLRRDLIWFCSEVEHATVTTRIISQIKTKGAVGIAFTFFGTSFLFITSHFTSGDAKVYERILDYNKIVEALALPKGLPDTNPYRSTPSDVTTRFDQVFWFGDFNFRLGKDRVDVETIINRTVDGDMGPLLEHDQLSKEMKDGSIFKGFQEAPIHFLPTYKFDIGCDIYDTSSKQRTPSYTDRIVFRNRQVNDIKVVKYTSCSGIKSSDHRPVIGVFHVKLRPGRDNIPLGAGQFDRGLYLEGNRRRINRELKRREAMKNMSNSTICTIS; this comes from the exons ATGACTGAGAATGGAGAGGACAGCCCCCTCCATCAGTCCTGTGAGGCTCCTGGTAAAGGAGATTCAGTTGTCAATGACAGCAGGGCACACAAAACCTCCTTAGGAGATGCCAAATCCTGCAAGGAACACAACCATGCACTTGAAGTCACTGCTAGAAACGAGGTTGGGGAGGTCAGTCCATATCAGCCTCGGCCACCTTACGTACCCAGGCTGTCCAAGTTGAGCAAAAGTGGCTCAGTGGATGAGACTGTGAGAACCAGGAGGCTGAGAAACAGCCAGGAGAGCCTGAGTGACCGGGCAGGGACAGGCTCTTCCACAGACTCACTTAAAGAGGAACAGATAGTTCCAGCTCAAGGTGAGTTTGTTCTCGGCAGTGCTGCCACCATCAGGAATGGCCAGGACTCTAACGTGAGACCCGTCTCTGCTGATACGACTGGATCCCCTGTCTTCCGGGACAGAGGGAGCAGTCTCTCTGAGTATGAAAGGAGGCCCCCCAGCCAGCAGAGCGACCCCACAGACCACTGGGCGAGGTCCACCAAGATGCGTCTGTCTCCGGTGCAACCCACGGGGCCGCTGCCTGCTCTGGAGAAGAGCTTTGCATCAGCCACTTTAAGGGTGGCTAATAGGATTGACCGGGATTGTTTGGATTATGCTGTGCTGGCCAGAGAGAAGCTCAGGGAGAGACCCCACAGGAACCTGAGCGACAGCCGGCTTCTGGAGAACATGGGGTCGGATAGTGCCTCTGTCAACTCCATGAGGTCCACCTACAGCGTGCTTAGCCCCATCAGACCGCAGGATGTGAGGAACAG GAGCTTTCTGGAGGGCAGCTTGCTGGGAAGCGGTGCTCTGCTCGGGGCCGAGGAGCTGGACCGTTACTTCCCCGAAAGGAGAGTGGGCATCTACATAGCCACTTGGAACATGCAGGGGGAGAAG GGGCTTCCAGCCAACTTGGACGATCTCCTCCTTCCAACAGACTCTGAATTTGCGCAAGACTTTTATATTATTGGGATCCAGGAGGGCTGCCCTGACAG gagggAGTGGGAGATCCGTCTCCAGGAGACTCTGGGACCTTACTATGTCATGCTTTATGCAGCATCACATGGTGTTTTGTATCTCACCGTATTTCTCAGACGAGACCTCATCTGGTTCTGCTCAG AGGTGGAGCATGCCACAGTCACAACCAGGATCATCTCTCAGATCAAGACCAAAGGGGCTGTGGGAATCGCTTTTACCTTTTTTGGCACTTCTTTTCTCTTCATCACGTCCCATTTTACCT CCGGAGATGCCAAAGTTTACGAGAGAATACTAGATTACAACAAGATTGTCGAGGCTCTAGCTCTTCCAAAAGGCCTTCCAGACACCAACCCTTACCGCTCCACACCAT CTGACGTCACCACAAGATTCGACCAGGTCTTCTGGTTTGGAGATTTTAACTTTCGTCTGGGTAAGGACCGGGTCGACGTGGAGACCATCATAAACCGCACTGTAGACGGTGATATGGGACCTCTGTTGGAGCACGACCAGCTCTCCAAGGAAATGAAGGATG GTTCAATCTTTAAAGGCTTCCAAGAGGCACCAATACACTTCCTCCCCACATACAAATTTGACATCGGCTGTGATATCTATGACACTAGTTCTAAACAAAGAACGCCTTCATACACG GACAGGATCGTGTTCAGGAACAGGCAGGTCAATGACATAAAAGTGGTCAAGTACACCAGCTGCTCCGGCATCAAGTCCTCAGACCATCGACCCGTCATCGGTGTCTTCCACGTCAAACTCCGGCCAGGCAGAGACAA tATTCCCCTGGGTGCCGGACAGTTTGACCGAGGCTTGTACTTGGAGGGCAACAGGAGGAGGATCAACAGAGAGCTGAAGAGGAGGGAGGCCATGAAGAACATGAGTAACAGCACAATCTGCACCATCTCCTAA